The DNA region GGGGGGAGTCAAAAGTAAAAACAATCCGCGGCTcgctcttctctccacACACGATGGCCGCGCTGTCCGACCGCCAGAAAGACGAGCTGTGAGTGCGCTCAACTCCCCCGCTGACTCCCGCTGactcccccccccccccagCCACCGCGCAATGCTCGCCTACCTGCACGCCGCGGGGATGCACAACGCCTACGCCGCCCTCCAGCACGACGCCGCGCTCGCCGACGTCGACCCCCGCGACAGGGCAGTCGGCCTCCTCGAGAAAAAGTGGACAAGCGTCATCCGCCTCCAGAAAAAGGTCATCGACCTCGAGAACCGCAACGCAGCCCTCCTCGCAGAACTCGCAGCCGCCGCCCGCCCCGCCGCCCCCGgccccttcctcccccgCCCGCCCCCCCGCCACACCCTCGCCTCCCACCGCGCACCCGTCACACGCCTCGCATTCCACCCCACATGGACCCTCCTCGCCAGCGCCAGCGAGGACGCCACCGTCAAGCTCTGGGACTGGGAGGCCGGCGACATGGAGCGCACCCTCAAGGGCCACACAAAGGCCGTCATGGACGTCGACTTTGACCCGCGGGGCGGCCTCATGGGTGAGTCTCTTCCTGTGCCGCGCAGCGCTCACCGCCAGCCACATGCTCCTCCGACCTCACCCTCAAGCTCTGGGACACCGCCAACCAGTACACAAACGTCAAGACCCTCCACGGCCACGACCATTCCGTCTCCAGCGTGCGCTTCATGCCCGATGGCGAGACGCTCGTCTCCGCCAGCCGCGACAAGACTATCAGGGTATGGCAAGTCTCCAGCGGGTACGTCGCCGTCTATCTGCCAGACGAAACTCACGCGCACCAGCTACTGCATCAAGACCTTCTCGGGCCACGCCGAATGGGTGAGAGAGGCCGTTCCCTCAGAGGACGGGCGGTGGCTCGTCAGCGCATCAAACGACCAGGCAAGTTGTTTGTCTCCGCCATGCGCTTTTCGCTGACACACCCCGTAGACATCACGTATATGGGACTTTTCAACCGGCGAGACCAAGATGGAGCTCCGTGGACACGAGCATGTCGTTGAATGCGCCGTGTTTGCGCCTGTCAACGCCTACCCTGCGATCAGAGAACTAGCCGGTTTAAAAGtatcccttcttttgcatATCATCGGTCGTCGCTGACACAGTCGCTGACACAACCCGCAACAGCCGCCAGCACCACGCGATACGAGAGCAAAGTCGCCCGGTGTCTACGCCGCTACAGGATCCCGAGATAAAACTATAAAGCTGTGGGATGCCCTTTCCGGTCAATGTCTACGCACACTCGTACGTCCCGTCGTCCCCTCACCCCGTCGTCCCCCTAACACTCACCCTCACACTCACAACAGGTCGGCCACGATAACTGGATCCGCGCACTCGTCTTCCACCCGTCCGGCAAATacctcctctccgcctcGGACGACAAGACCATCAAGGTATGGGACCTCGCAAACGGCCGATGCACGAAAACGATAGAAGCGCACAGTCATTTTGTCACGTCCATGACCTGGGGCAGGGCCGTCGGCGCGAGCGGGGGTATAGAAAAGGTGAATGGCGATGCGTCGAGTAAAGAACCGAGAAGAATAAACGTCTTGGCCACCGGGTCGGTAGACCAAACGATCAAGGTTGGTTCGTTTTCATCTCTCAAAACACCAAACACTCAACCACCCACAGGTCTGGACACCCTAGCACGATTTTTCCTTCACCCCGATATATCAGCATTATATTTGTAAAAAACGTATTTATAGAAATACCTCCCGGGCTTTTTATCTATCTCCATAccccctttcccacatTCAGTCGCATGTTTTCGGCGGATTTACAACACTCTCCATATCGAGATGCAACAGTATAAACATGTCTTTCCTTTTATATAAACCCAACCTGGTCGACGCCCAGCATCCTCCGAGCAACAATGAGCGCCACAGTCTCCTTTAAAAACTCTTCTAATATCACACAGTTGTCCAGCACTGTACTCAGAGATACTTGcttatcctcctcctcttttaCGAGTTGATCGATTTCATCAGGATCCATCGAAAACGAcacatccccatccccgCCTGCCCCGCCACTCTTTCCCGGTACACTGCTCAGATGGATCAAATCCGGACGCCGCTTACCATGACGCCCGCTCCACACCggcgtcgtcgtcgtcgtcgtcgtcgtcttcaCCTTGCCGCCCCATACACCCGTCACGATCATCCCCCTCTCGTCCTCTGCGTCCGCGTCCGCGTCTTCGCGCTCGCGCTCGCGCTCGTCGCACAGGCACAGGGATACACTTTGACGAGTTTGATCGTAATGCGTTTTGAAAGGCGCGGGCGCGGGCTCTGCGGAGGACATcagggaggaggaaggagaactCGTTCCCGATGCTGGGCCCGCTGCGAACACGGGCGGCGTGGatggtgggagaggagatggggaaaaCCCGGCGAATAAACCGAGGCGGGGGTGACTACCGAGTTCCGGTGTACCCGGCGTACCCGTACCCGTACCCGGCGTACCCGGCGCacccgtcttcttctttggcgtCAAAAACGACTTTATGCTGCTCGCCAGACCCAGGGCACTGCTTCTgccccctccccccttCCGCCTCGTCGTCAATAACGATGACGCTTCATTTCCTCCGCTCTTTGCAGAAGGAGAGCTAAAGACAGTAGAGCCAGCCCGGTCGACATCCAGCATAATGCTCATCGCCTCGTCCAAATGGTCGGCAAACAGTAAACCCTGTCGACGCTCACTCAAAAGACGATCAAATTGCGGGACCTGTCTCCGCAGGAGGGATATCTGCTTGACGAGCGATCGGAGGATTTGATAGATTACAGGAAGGTCGACGGACGATCCCCTACCGACAAACGGATCACGATCCCCATCCGATACATGGCGAGAAAACGACACGTCCGAGCTGGCATCTGAATCCGACTCGTCCCCCCCCAAAGACATGTGACCCACACTGGCCTCTTTCTCGTAAAGCAGCCATCCGCCAAGTGCGCGATAGGGACATGACGCCATCGCGGTGAGTACGCCGGTCATGGCCACGTTCTCATCTGCCGTTTTGCACAGGAATTTCTCAAACTCGCCAAGCACAGCCCGCAACAATGGATCTGCCGGACTCAGTTTATGCGGGATAGGGTCATCTCCGTCCAatctaccaccaccaccaccgccgttCACGCTGGCCTTGTTAAAAGTAGTCTCCCccacgtcttcttcatccacaaaTGGCAGGATTGGCGCGAGGCGGAATGAAGGATTGGATTCCAAAGCGGTTTGCATATCTGCCAGATAGCCCACGTACCCCGGCGACATCTCAATAGATGTCTGCAAAGGGTCAAGTAGAGATAAAAGAGAGCCATAGAGCTCCACTTCTCGGGCATCGCTAAAGTTGACAGGCTTTGGTAGGAAAGACGCATCCGGCGATTGGAGATTGAGCGAGCGAGGGATGGGATTACGAACAAGAGCTGTGGCTGCAGGTTCATGAATATAGGATAATAGGCCCCTGGTAGCCTGATGCGGGTGATTGGACAGGAGAGTCTGTAAAAGACAAAGTGCCGCGGTGACTGAATTCCACTGCCCGGAACAAAGGTTGTCCAAGATCAGGTCCTTGAGAGTGAACCGGCCCTCGGACGCAAAGTACTCTGTCGATTTCAAGGGGATCCGACCAACATATCGCATAGCCCCAGTTTCctgcctttctcttttcgaGTTCACCGCCGGTAAGGGCATGCAAGTGTCTGAAAGGTCGATATCCAGCAAAAATGATAGGACACGATCAACGATAGGACCGTCATCCAAGTTGGAAAAAAGGACGTCGAGATAGGTAAGCACCGCGACTGAGCTTCCGTCATGGCTTGAACActcgagaagagatggataaaGCACGTTATCGAGAAACGAAGAATGGATGGCGTCGAGTGTAGCGCCAGCTATGGCTCCTCCCAAGACGTGTGTAACAGTCACAGCGCCGGAATGAGGGTCGGCATATAGGATAGGGGAGTTGCATCGGCGAATAATGTCTTGAAGGAAGCCGAATAATTTGAGCAAGAGGTCGAGCTGAGTTCGGACGTGTAGATCTGTCGACAACTGAATGTTATCCTCTCCGTCTTGCCTTTTCATCCCAGATCCTAGATGCATCCCCCCTGATGATATATTCTtgttatcttcttctggcaCTTCTTGCGATGATATAGAGGGCACTTGGAGTTTTGTAGGTAAAAGGGAGTAGACTGCTCCAAGAGCCGCAGCCATCACGTCTGCAAAATCACCATCCAAAATAAACTCGCCAAGAGCATCTCTCGCTTCTTGTAAGGGATCTGGTCCATTGTTCCCTGGGCCCGAGGAAAGAttctcccctccttcttcaccaggTGTCAAGAATGCAATGTCaaacaagaagatcaaACCTGCACGAGCGAAATCCCCCAGCCTGCCTTCGCGGTGGACGAAGCGTAAGAGGTACGAAAAGAGTAAAAACTCAAACTGATGAGTCGCCCTGGAAGACGTCTTCGTAGGTAGTTCCGAAAGCGTGGTATGGGTCGTCGGCGTCGGAGACCTGGCTCGATTAGAGTTGGAATCAACTTGAGAAACATTGTTGTTAGATTGAGCCCAACCTCTATCATGAAAAAATATGAGCAGCAAAGGTGGACTGTATCGTTATCAAGGCATTCAGTTACTGAGATCTGCTCCTAGATAAAGACAAACCTACTAGGCTCTCATCTTTGAACACAAGACACACATCAAGTCCACTAAATCCCCTTCGATATCCTCGTTGCTTGCTCCCCTCTCCATGCCATTCGCCATCCCAGCTGCACCGAAAACCCGAGTGCCGTCTAGCTTCTCCTCGGGCTCGTCACCTATACATGATCTGAGGAGTCTCCTAAGAGGTCGGTGAACCGCATTGTGTACCAGGAATCGTTCCGAAAGGAGAACAACCAGGTTGTTGATGGATTTGACAACTTCAGCTAAGTGGTTATGGTTCATTAGTTGGCAGATCTTTCAAAGTCGAAAAGGTTTACCCTTGATGCCATGTGGGCGGTCCGCCTCACAAAGTCTCTCCAGATGGGCCAATATATCGTTCTTCAAAAAGTATTCCAGGCAGACCCCAGTAGTACTTTATTAATTGTTCAGTAAAAAGGCATAAAGTTCAGGTTTAAACCATATGCAACTCACTCCTCGTCAGTCCTGTTACTCTCATACACAAGAGCATCGACAATATGTCTAAGGTGTACGGGTACCTCTGTCGAAGAAATTCCTCTGTTCTCAAAGTCAGCGAGTCTCCTCATTCGACTGTTTTGAGCTCATCTTACCGCACCAATTGCCTCTCATCCGGATGTTCCAAAGTCTCCTGTTGTTTTATGAGCTATATGTTCTACTATTGGCGCTTCGACGGTCCTTTGCACACCTTTATGCTCTGCCATGCACTGTCAAAGTCTTCGAGATGGTCTGGCCGTGCTGTGCTGGGAGGGTGCTTGGGGACCTGCAAGAGGCgagtgaagaagctggagaCATCCATGGATGGTGGAACTGAAGAGTGATGAATTGAGTGTGCAACGAAGCAGCCAACGAAcgaagaacgaacgaacatcatcaacacGTCGCGTCTC from Cryptococcus neoformans var. neoformans B-3501A chromosome 4, whole genome shotgun sequence includes:
- a CDS encoding hypothetical protein (HMMPfam hit to WD40, WD domain, G-beta repeat, score: 313.0, E(): 4.5e-91), which codes for MAALSDRQKDELHRAMLAYLHAAGMHNAYAALQHDAALADVDPRDRAVGLLEKKWTSVIRLQKKVIDLENRNAALLAELAAAARPAAPGPFLPRPPPRHTLASHRAPVTRLAFHPTWTLLASASEDATVKLWDWEAGDMERTLKGHTKAVMDVDFDPRGGLMATCSSDLTLKLWDTANQYTNVKTLHGHDHSVSSVRFMPDGETLVSASRDKTIRVWQVSSGYCIKTFSGHAEWVREAVPSEDGRWLVSASNDQTSRIWDFSTGETKMELRGHEHVVECAVFAPVNAYPAIRELAGLKPPAPRDTRAKSPGVYAATGSRDKTIKLWDALSGQCLRTLVGHDNWIRALVFHPSGKYLLSASDDKTIKVWDLANGRCTKTIEAHSHFVTSMTWGRAVGASGGIEKVNGDASSKEPRRINVLATGSVDQTIKVWTP